Proteins from a genomic interval of Diaminobutyricimonas aerilata:
- a CDS encoding mannitol dehydrogenase family protein: MTGRTAEAVALDAASHPRSRTAPVRIVHLGLGAFHRAHLAWYTDRADPAREWGIAAFTGRRPDAALVLGAQDGLYTLVERGPDGDRFEVIESLVEARDGADVARLRELLARPEVAIVSLTITEPAYLVTADGRLDTGSPEVSDDIARVSSVLAGDASPAPSTMPGRLVAGLAARRDADVGGLSVVSCDNLSRNGQVTRAAVLGMAEEVDPDLRAWIEREIAFVDTSVDRITPRTTDDDVELVQQATQLHDRSPVVTEPFRSWVLAGEFPAGRPSWEDAGAVFVDDIEPFERRKLWLLNAAHSLLAYSGIARGHATVAEALADADCARWVEELWDEAAGLLRDPALDLDRYRADLRDRFANARIAHHLTQIAEDGTAKLRARAVPVLRGEREAGRSGAAAARLIAAWMDHVAGSADPAQLPDARRDDIADALAAPGEERTVRLLALLDTALADDAEVVALIEERSRELHAAAGTEGTR; encoded by the coding sequence GTGACCGGCCGCACCGCGGAGGCCGTCGCCCTCGACGCCGCGTCGCACCCCCGGTCGCGCACCGCGCCGGTGCGCATCGTGCACCTCGGCCTCGGTGCCTTCCACCGTGCGCACCTCGCCTGGTACACCGACCGGGCTGACCCGGCTCGTGAGTGGGGCATCGCCGCGTTCACGGGCCGCCGGCCCGACGCCGCGCTCGTGCTGGGCGCCCAGGACGGGTTGTACACGCTCGTCGAGCGCGGTCCCGACGGCGACCGGTTCGAGGTGATCGAGAGCCTCGTCGAGGCCCGCGACGGCGCCGATGTCGCACGGCTGCGCGAGCTGCTCGCGCGACCCGAGGTGGCGATCGTGTCGCTCACCATCACGGAACCCGCGTACCTCGTGACGGCGGACGGTCGTCTCGACACGGGATCCCCGGAGGTCTCGGACGACATCGCGCGGGTGAGCTCCGTGCTCGCGGGGGACGCGTCCCCCGCCCCGAGCACCATGCCCGGTCGCCTCGTCGCGGGCCTCGCCGCCCGGCGCGACGCGGACGTCGGCGGCCTGTCCGTCGTGAGCTGCGACAACCTGTCGCGGAACGGGCAGGTCACCCGCGCCGCCGTGCTCGGCATGGCGGAAGAGGTCGACCCGGACCTGCGCGCGTGGATCGAGCGGGAGATCGCGTTCGTGGACACGTCGGTCGATCGCATCACGCCGCGCACCACCGACGACGACGTCGAGCTCGTGCAGCAAGCGACGCAGCTGCACGACCGCTCCCCGGTCGTGACCGAGCCGTTCCGCAGCTGGGTGCTCGCCGGGGAGTTCCCGGCCGGCCGGCCGAGCTGGGAGGACGCGGGCGCCGTCTTCGTCGACGACATCGAGCCGTTCGAGCGACGCAAGCTGTGGCTGCTCAATGCGGCACACTCGCTGCTCGCCTACTCGGGCATCGCGCGCGGCCATGCGACCGTCGCCGAGGCGCTCGCCGATGCCGACTGCGCCCGCTGGGTGGAGGAGCTGTGGGATGAGGCCGCCGGCCTCCTCCGCGACCCGGCACTCGACCTCGACCGGTACCGGGCCGACCTGCGCGACCGGTTCGCGAACGCCCGCATCGCCCACCATCTGACGCAGATCGCCGAGGACGGGACCGCGAAGCTGCGGGCCCGCGCCGTGCCCGTCCTGCGCGGCGAACGCGAGGCCGGCCGATCCGGTGCCGCCGCGGCGCGGCTCATCGCGGCGTGGATGGACCATGTCGCTGGGAGCGCCGATCCGGCACAGCTGCCCGACGCGCGGCGCGACGACATCGCCGACGCCCTCGCGGCGCCCGGGGAGGAACGCACGGTGCGCCTGCTGGCCCTGCTCGACACCGCCCTGGCCGACGATGCGGAGGTCGTCGCCCTGATCGAAGAGCGGTCGCGTGAGCTGCACGCGGCCGCCGGAACGGAAGGAACCCGATGA